One genomic region from Listeria monocytogenes encodes:
- the flgE gene encoding flagellar hook protein FlgE — protein MNQTMYTAISGMNAFQQALSVTSNNIANANTTGYKKQSVVFNDLLYQNTMGSVAGGLYAGTNPMSFGSGSKIGAILTDYTAGSPTSTGRNKDAALQGRGFFIAGDNAGGNIVYTRDGSFAVSDNNYLTTQQGKYVMGYATDKNGNVLNGNLQPIQIPLNSAIPGEATKNGSLSGNIPLDWGEKDTISSELSVYDNAGGKHKLQVNMKAATPDASGNVSYEYEIQMDGKALTPPVTGTLNYNAQGELTNPDALKNIQINSTVNGKQVNMGLNLSGLTNYGTNQVFSPTSDGKGAATVKDYAVTDAGYIAVSYSDGTVIPVAQLAVATFSNEDGLVKMGNGEYVPGLSSGDAVYGVAGQNGAGGISGSSLEGSNVDLSREFVNLMTYQSGFQGNTKVIRVADDVMKQIVNLIQ, from the coding sequence ATGAATCAAACTATGTATACAGCTATTTCTGGGATGAATGCGTTCCAACAAGCATTATCAGTAACATCAAATAATATTGCCAATGCCAACACGACAGGATATAAAAAACAAAGCGTCGTTTTCAATGATTTACTTTACCAAAACACAATGGGATCTGTTGCAGGCGGACTTTATGCTGGAACAAACCCAATGAGTTTCGGTTCCGGTTCGAAAATTGGGGCGATTTTAACTGACTATACAGCAGGTTCCCCGACTTCAACTGGCAGAAATAAAGATGCAGCACTACAAGGCCGCGGCTTTTTCATTGCTGGTGATAACGCTGGTGGGAATATCGTTTACACACGTGATGGTAGCTTTGCTGTTTCCGACAACAATTATTTAACTACCCAACAAGGGAAATACGTAATGGGTTACGCAACGGACAAAAATGGTAACGTTTTAAACGGTAATTTACAACCCATCCAAATTCCGCTAAATAGCGCAATTCCAGGGGAAGCAACAAAAAATGGTAGCCTAAGCGGTAACATCCCACTTGATTGGGGCGAAAAAGATACGATTTCTTCCGAGCTGTCTGTATACGATAATGCTGGCGGAAAACATAAACTTCAAGTCAATATGAAAGCAGCTACACCAGATGCGAGCGGTAATGTTTCCTACGAATATGAAATTCAAATGGACGGCAAAGCATTAACTCCTCCAGTGACAGGGACACTTAATTACAATGCGCAGGGTGAACTAACGAACCCAGACGCACTTAAAAATATTCAAATCAATTCAACAGTAAACGGCAAACAAGTCAATATGGGCTTAAACCTAAGTGGCTTAACAAACTACGGAACGAACCAAGTATTCTCACCAACTTCTGACGGAAAAGGCGCTGCAACAGTAAAAGACTACGCAGTAACTGATGCTGGCTACATCGCAGTGAGCTACTCAGACGGTACGGTTATCCCGGTTGCCCAACTCGCGGTTGCTACGTTCTCCAATGAAGACGGTTTAGTAAAAATGGGGAACGGCGAATATGTTCCAGGATTATCTTCTGGTGATGCAGTATACGGCGTTGCTGGCCAAAATGGCGCTGGCGGAATTAGTGGTTCTTCCCTAGAAGGATCAAACGTAGACTTGTCCCGTGAATTCGTTAACTTAATGACATATCAAAGTGGTTTCCAAGGGAATACAAAGGTTATTCGTGTGGCGGATGACGTGATGAAACAAATTGTGAACTTGATTCAGTAG
- the fliM gene encoding flagellar motor switch protein FliM, producing the protein MSDKLSQEQIDALLSQMSEGKVVDESTEIGDFGRFHPYDFHKPEKFGAEHLESLKTIASAFTKKSMEFVSQRIRIPIHTEATLADQVSFASGYIETMPNDSYIFCIIDLGNPELGQIIIELDLAYIIYIHECLSGGNPKRKLSERRLLSVFEELTLKSILEKFCEALKDSFKSVHPISPEIVNIETNPALLRVTSPNDMMALVSVDIKSEFWISTMRIGVPFFSVEEIMNKLENVVEYTFDKRRNFDAEVEQELHQVEKEARIRVGEIKTTWKELNKLEVGDVLLTETHIRDTLKGYVTEKWKFECYMGKSGNQKAVKFMRHTGRTEQER; encoded by the coding sequence ATGAGCGATAAATTAAGTCAAGAACAAATTGACGCCCTGCTTTCCCAAATGAGTGAAGGTAAGGTAGTCGATGAAAGTACGGAAATTGGCGACTTTGGGCGCTTTCATCCCTATGACTTTCATAAACCAGAGAAATTTGGTGCGGAACACCTCGAAAGCTTAAAGACGATTGCATCCGCTTTTACGAAAAAAAGTATGGAGTTTGTTTCCCAGCGTATTCGGATTCCAATTCATACCGAAGCAACTCTTGCAGATCAAGTGTCTTTTGCGAGTGGCTACATTGAAACAATGCCGAACGATAGTTATATTTTCTGCATTATCGACCTTGGTAATCCGGAGCTCGGTCAAATTATTATCGAACTCGATTTAGCTTATATCATTTATATTCATGAATGTTTATCTGGCGGAAATCCAAAACGAAAATTGAGCGAGCGCAGACTGTTATCCGTTTTTGAAGAGTTGACGTTGAAATCTATTTTGGAAAAATTTTGCGAAGCACTCAAAGACAGTTTTAAATCGGTGCATCCAATCTCACCAGAAATCGTTAATATCGAAACCAACCCAGCGCTTCTACGTGTGACATCACCGAACGACATGATGGCACTTGTCAGTGTTGATATTAAATCAGAGTTCTGGATTAGTACAATGCGTATTGGTGTGCCATTTTTCTCGGTGGAAGAGATTATGAATAAGCTAGAAAATGTTGTGGAATATACGTTTGATAAACGACGGAACTTTGATGCGGAAGTCGAGCAAGAATTGCATCAAGTCGAAAAAGAAGCGCGCATTCGTGTGGGTGAAATTAAAACAACGTGGAAAGAGCTCAACAAGCTTGAAGTAGGCGACGTCCTTCTAACAGAAACACACATACGCGATACACTCAAAGGCTATGTCACCGAAAAATGGAAATTTGAATGTTATATGGGAAAAAGTGGTAACCAAAAAGCCGTTAAATTTATGCGTCATACAGGGCGGACAGAGCAGGAGAGGTAG
- a CDS encoding flagellar motor switch protein FliN, whose translation MEQVFQVELPEWEPKETPQEGREKGSIRQVDNIGVNLIVRLGKKEMPVGDIAELSIGDVLEVEKKPGHKVEIFLDEKKVGIGEAILMDENFGIVISEID comes from the coding sequence ATGGAACAAGTATTTCAAGTAGAACTTCCTGAATGGGAACCGAAAGAAACACCTCAAGAAGGACGCGAAAAAGGCTCTATTCGCCAAGTTGACAATATTGGCGTTAATTTAATCGTCCGTCTTGGAAAAAAAGAAATGCCAGTAGGGGACATTGCCGAGTTAAGCATTGGCGATGTCCTCGAAGTGGAAAAGAAACCTGGCCACAAAGTCGAAATTTTCCTCGATGAAAAGAAAGTCGGCATCGGTGAAGCAATTTTGATGGACGAGAACTTCGGAATCGTTATTTCAGAAATCGACTAA
- a CDS encoding chemotaxis protein CheA, producing MTTNMLDLFIEEASEHLQALNDNLLQLEKDPTNGQLVSEIFRSAHTFKGMSATMGFQQVADLTHAMENVLDEVRNNRLAVTEHLVDIIFTCTSHLETMVSDIQHGGQGAADITKTVADLEALLHPEQETDLTVEKTYRIAIQIEEAAILKAVRAVMCLERLAEMGIISETTPDREAIELEEFEQSFEVVLESAQTKDEIKAVILDISEIEKVTVTEEVEEVQVIEPIKKAAKQTTKRLENKTIRVQLEKIEKLMNVFEESVIERARIDEIAEKTNNKELMEHLGRFSSISKEIQNGLLNMRMVPVDSVFNRFPKMVRTLAKELGKKIDLVIEGADTEVDKIVIDEIGDPLVHLIRNSVDHGAETVEVRRKNGKNETATINLKAFHSGNNVVIEIADDGAGINKRKVLEKAIAKNVVTRAESTKMTDAEIFDLLFDSGFSTADQVSDLSGRGVGLDVVRNTILKIGGKISVESSENAGSTFRIEIPLTLSIIQSMLVATSERRYAVPLANVAEAITINPADIQHVHGKDLINYRETIIEVLDLGECFHETPLNDTDELLLLVVKNAKRTFGLIIKDIIGQREIVLKTLGGFFSESQIAFSGATILGDGRVVLILNLETF from the coding sequence ATGACTACAAATATGTTAGACCTGTTTATAGAAGAAGCTTCAGAACATTTACAGGCGCTAAATGATAATCTGTTACAGCTTGAGAAAGACCCGACGAACGGTCAGTTAGTAAGTGAAATTTTCCGTTCAGCACATACGTTTAAAGGGATGTCCGCAACGATGGGCTTCCAGCAGGTGGCTGATTTAACGCATGCAATGGAAAATGTACTAGATGAGGTACGCAATAATCGATTGGCTGTAACAGAACATTTGGTAGACATTATTTTTACATGTACATCTCATTTAGAAACAATGGTTTCGGATATCCAGCACGGCGGACAAGGCGCTGCGGATATTACGAAAACCGTAGCTGACTTAGAAGCACTTTTACACCCAGAGCAAGAAACTGATTTAACGGTAGAAAAAACTTACCGTATTGCCATTCAAATTGAAGAAGCAGCCATTTTGAAAGCAGTGCGGGCGGTAATGTGTTTAGAGCGACTTGCGGAAATGGGGATTATTTCAGAAACGACGCCAGACAGAGAAGCGATTGAGCTAGAAGAGTTTGAGCAGTCATTTGAAGTAGTCCTAGAGTCGGCGCAAACGAAAGACGAAATCAAAGCGGTTATTCTGGATATTTCTGAAATCGAAAAAGTGACTGTGACAGAAGAAGTGGAAGAAGTTCAGGTTATTGAACCAATCAAAAAAGCCGCAAAACAAACAACCAAACGATTAGAAAATAAAACCATTCGTGTACAACTTGAAAAAATCGAAAAGCTAATGAACGTTTTTGAAGAAAGCGTCATTGAACGGGCGAGAATTGATGAAATCGCAGAAAAAACCAATAACAAAGAATTGATGGAACACTTAGGACGATTCAGTTCCATCTCCAAAGAAATTCAAAACGGCTTACTAAATATGCGTATGGTGCCAGTGGACAGTGTGTTCAATCGCTTTCCAAAAATGGTGCGCACGCTAGCCAAAGAATTAGGCAAGAAAATCGATTTAGTGATTGAAGGCGCAGATACGGAAGTCGATAAAATCGTCATTGATGAAATTGGTGACCCACTTGTTCACTTAATCCGTAATTCGGTAGATCACGGCGCTGAAACAGTCGAAGTGAGACGTAAAAACGGGAAAAATGAAACCGCCACAATTAATCTAAAAGCTTTCCATAGCGGGAACAATGTCGTTATCGAAATTGCGGATGACGGTGCGGGAATCAATAAACGCAAAGTGTTAGAAAAAGCGATTGCGAAAAATGTCGTTACAAGAGCAGAATCAACGAAAATGACTGACGCGGAAATTTTTGATTTATTATTTGATTCCGGTTTCAGTACCGCAGATCAAGTATCAGATCTTTCCGGTCGCGGCGTTGGCTTAGACGTAGTCCGTAACACCATTCTTAAAATCGGCGGGAAAATCAGCGTAGAATCAAGTGAAAACGCTGGTTCGACGTTCCGAATTGAGATTCCGCTGACATTATCAATCATCCAGTCGATGCTCGTTGCAACATCTGAACGCCGCTATGCTGTACCGCTGGCAAACGTGGCCGAAGCTATCACAATTAATCCAGCGGACATTCAACACGTTCACGGCAAAGACTTAATCAACTACCGTGAAACGATTATTGAAGTACTCGATTTAGGCGAATGCTTCCATGAAACACCTTTGAATGACACGGATGAATTACTATTGCTCGTCGTGAAAAATGCCAAGCGTACTTTTGGACTTATTATTAAAGATATTATCGGTCAACGGGAAATTGTTTTAAAAACACTTGGCGGCTTTTTCAGCGAAAGTCAAATTGCCTTTTCTGGGGCAACGATTTTAGGCGATGGCCGTGTCGTATTAATTTTAAATTTAGAAACATTTTAA
- a CDS encoding flagellar motor switch protein: protein MEQLLEKNITQMELDVIGEIANISFGSASTVLSDLLHQQVTISTPKVEIVDLYNTKDIDIPHVVLEVNFHKGIEMRNLFVLQSEVAAAIADLMMMGDGNIDPNEELSELHLSAVQEAMNQMMGHSATAMSNMFGEMIDITTPDIKVIALKEQLEDTNDQTMIKVGFDLIIGDLITSNLMQLIPVDKGRELAKRLLGDAVPEADPVKEEISLTAEELDVFLEVCNIGIGSASTVLSKLLNRKVSLQIPTARVIDSKEFEFNERPCLVTSVEFVEGLRSSNTFIISKNAALIMADLMMMGDGMVQNDAELTELEVSAVQELMNQMMGFSATAMSEMLGTKIDISPPTMEFCNFGDTMIQKNIEEGKTVEVIFPLEVEGLLKTPMYQIFNPAAAKEMAQLMLGIQAKEVAEKEATTPAEIIEPEKPAEPIKHTVIEEKETLSEMEQILEDIPVTLEVVFGTAKVKLEKFISWCEKDVIILKESMNEPLVLALNGVTIGKGILVRVDDHFGIQMTELVR, encoded by the coding sequence GTGGAGCAATTACTAGAGAAAAATATCACGCAAATGGAACTAGATGTGATAGGAGAAATCGCCAATATTTCGTTTGGCTCAGCTTCTACGGTCTTATCTGATTTACTACACCAACAAGTCACAATTTCGACGCCAAAAGTAGAGATTGTTGATTTATATAATACGAAAGACATTGATATTCCACATGTCGTGTTAGAAGTGAATTTCCATAAAGGAATCGAAATGCGGAATTTATTTGTTTTGCAATCAGAAGTGGCGGCGGCTATCGCGGACTTAATGATGATGGGCGATGGTAACATTGATCCAAACGAAGAACTTTCGGAACTTCATCTCAGCGCCGTGCAAGAAGCGATGAACCAAATGATGGGACATTCCGCCACTGCGATGAGCAATATGTTTGGCGAAATGATTGATATTACGACACCAGACATTAAAGTAATCGCGCTAAAAGAGCAATTAGAAGATACGAACGACCAAACGATGATAAAAGTAGGCTTTGATTTAATTATTGGGGACTTAATCACATCCAATTTAATGCAACTCATTCCTGTTGATAAAGGACGTGAACTAGCGAAAAGATTGCTTGGTGATGCAGTTCCAGAAGCAGATCCTGTAAAAGAAGAAATCAGCTTAACGGCCGAAGAATTAGATGTATTTTTAGAAGTATGTAATATTGGCATAGGTTCAGCCTCGACCGTTCTATCTAAATTGCTTAACCGCAAAGTCTCTTTACAAATCCCAACAGCACGCGTAATTGATAGCAAAGAGTTTGAGTTTAATGAACGCCCTTGCTTAGTAACAAGCGTGGAATTTGTCGAAGGACTGCGCTCAAGCAACACCTTTATCATTAGCAAAAATGCCGCGCTAATTATGGCAGATTTAATGATGATGGGAGACGGCATGGTTCAAAACGATGCTGAGCTGACAGAACTGGAAGTCAGTGCAGTGCAAGAATTAATGAACCAAATGATGGGCTTCTCGGCTACAGCAATGTCAGAAATGCTTGGAACAAAAATTGATATTAGCCCGCCAACAATGGAATTCTGCAATTTCGGCGATACGATGATTCAAAAAAATATCGAAGAAGGGAAAACAGTCGAAGTTATTTTCCCGCTTGAAGTAGAAGGCCTACTAAAAACGCCAATGTATCAAATTTTTAATCCAGCAGCTGCAAAAGAAATGGCGCAATTAATGCTTGGGATTCAAGCGAAAGAAGTTGCAGAGAAAGAAGCAACGACTCCGGCAGAAATAATCGAACCGGAAAAACCAGCTGAACCAATAAAACACACGGTAATTGAAGAAAAAGAAACACTTTCCGAAATGGAACAAATTTTGGAGGATATTCCCGTAACGCTTGAAGTGGTATTCGGAACAGCAAAAGTAAAACTCGAGAAATTTATCTCTTGGTGTGAAAAAGACGTGATTATCCTGAAAGAAAGCATGAACGAACCTCTTGTCTTAGCGCTAAACGGCGTGACGATTGGCAAAGGAATTTTAGTTCGCGTGGATGATCATTTTGGCATACAAATGACTGAGTTAGTAAGGTGA
- a CDS encoding flagellar hook-length control protein FliK: MLIPDNLLQPVVGKKQVEPKESLAEELVELPFISLLMENSPAPLIKGEADNEEQATIPLKEIAPSLVSAKLLDSEPETKLPSAPLELKEVKETLAAIAKQAIDQPKIDSAPQVAQPPEMNTPKEPTKNTTREQQPPPELIMPTKDSPKLAENVAKNQPALAKLPQEKEAVQLFKASIKEPVTAKEEVAVKKPAESSNIWHDTTKQLTPAAKVEVPVTLKQLDKTITDQIEQLQKFQVKQNKAFFAIQPESLGKVEVLLKKMPDKIFVHIEYQEQTAKQKLEQMAQDLHNRFRDRGVEVAVTMTEKQAPKENGQGSEGRHHGESKKEKERENPHQEKAKQQVFDLEEET; the protein is encoded by the coding sequence ATGCTAATCCCAGATAATTTGCTACAACCAGTCGTCGGAAAAAAACAGGTCGAACCAAAAGAATCGTTAGCAGAAGAATTAGTAGAACTACCTTTTATTTCACTTTTAATGGAAAATAGCCCTGCGCCGCTCATAAAGGGAGAAGCGGATAACGAAGAACAAGCTACAATTCCGCTAAAAGAAATCGCACCATCACTCGTTTCAGCCAAACTGCTCGACAGCGAACCAGAAACGAAACTACCAAGCGCACCGCTTGAGTTGAAAGAAGTTAAAGAAACACTTGCGGCAATCGCCAAACAAGCTATCGACCAACCAAAAATAGACAGCGCCCCGCAAGTAGCACAACCTCCAGAAATGAATACACCGAAAGAACCTACAAAAAATACCACCCGAGAGCAACAACCGCCACCAGAACTCATTATGCCTACAAAAGACTCACCTAAACTAGCCGAAAACGTAGCTAAAAACCAACCAGCCCTTGCCAAATTACCTCAAGAAAAAGAAGCCGTGCAACTTTTCAAAGCGAGCATTAAAGAACCAGTAACAGCGAAAGAAGAAGTCGCCGTCAAAAAGCCCGCGGAATCAAGCAACATTTGGCATGACACAACGAAACAGCTCACACCGGCTGCCAAAGTCGAAGTCCCAGTCACACTAAAACAACTCGATAAAACCATCACGGACCAAATCGAACAGCTGCAAAAATTCCAAGTGAAACAAAATAAAGCCTTTTTCGCCATCCAACCGGAATCACTCGGAAAAGTGGAAGTTTTACTTAAAAAAATGCCCGATAAAATTTTTGTACATATCGAATATCAGGAACAAACGGCGAAACAAAAACTCGAACAGATGGCGCAAGATTTACATAATCGCTTCCGAGATCGCGGCGTAGAAGTTGCCGTGACAATGACCGAAAAACAAGCACCGAAAGAGAATGGTCAAGGCTCAGAAGGTCGACACCACGGCGAATCTAAAAAAGAAAAAGAACGAGAAAATCCACACCAGGAAAAAGCTAAACAACAAGTATTTGATTTAGAGGAGGAGACATAA
- a CDS encoding response regulator has protein sequence MLKLLIVDDAMFMRTMIKNIVKDSDFEVVAEAENGLEAVKKYDEVKPDIVTLDITMPEMDGLEALAQIMAKDPSAKVIMCSAMGQQGMVVDAIKKGAKDFIVKPFQADRVLEALEKAAK, from the coding sequence ATGTTGAAGTTGTTGATTGTCGACGATGCGATGTTCATGCGTACGATGATTAAGAATATCGTGAAAGATAGCGATTTTGAAGTAGTTGCAGAAGCGGAAAATGGACTGGAAGCAGTGAAAAAGTATGATGAAGTAAAACCAGATATCGTGACACTGGATATTACGATGCCGGAAATGGATGGCTTAGAAGCACTTGCGCAAATTATGGCAAAAGATCCATCGGCAAAAGTAATTATGTGTTCGGCGATGGGTCAACAAGGTATGGTTGTAGACGCCATTAAAAAAGGTGCGAAAGATTTTATCGTAAAACCTTTCCAAGCGGACCGAGTTTTAGAGGCGTTAGAAAAAGCAGCTAAGTAG
- a CDS encoding YaaR family protein produces MNNVSIGQISQSKQTNVVRGIQELNQTQQLYFEQMKANGKKQTPSLTEINELITNVTDKKSLVEMDMTVDNVLSYKKAVQTFLNFYVNNVMDYDNIESRHPKYGFSQKMTILKQVEKQTNELDDVMNLIDTKTGHLDMLNRIGEITGMILDVVL; encoded by the coding sequence ATGAATAATGTTTCAATTGGCCAAATTTCGCAGTCCAAACAGACGAATGTAGTTAGGGGAATACAAGAATTAAATCAAACACAACAACTTTATTTTGAACAAATGAAGGCGAATGGCAAGAAACAAACTCCTTCTCTGACTGAAATTAACGAACTAATTACGAATGTCACAGATAAAAAGTCACTCGTTGAAATGGATATGACGGTAGATAATGTTTTGAGCTATAAAAAAGCAGTCCAAACATTTTTAAATTTTTATGTGAATAATGTGATGGATTACGATAATATCGAAAGCCGCCACCCAAAATACGGTTTTTCACAAAAAATGACGATTTTAAAGCAAGTAGAAAAACAAACGAATGAATTAGATGATGTAATGAATTTAATCGACACAAAAACTGGACATTTAGATATGCTAAACCGTATTGGTGAGATTACTGGCATGATTCTCGATGTCGTATTGTAG
- a CDS encoding flagellar motor switch protein FliN, with amino-acid sequence MKINHTIPLRIDFELGRTKQPVGSLLDVKKGTVFRLEDSTANVVKITISGKCIGYGEILTKDGKMFVKITKLGEGSSS; translated from the coding sequence ATGAAAATTAATCATACTATTCCGCTCAGAATCGACTTCGAGTTAGGACGCACGAAACAGCCAGTCGGTAGTTTGCTAGATGTAAAAAAAGGGACTGTTTTCCGGTTAGAAGATTCTACAGCCAATGTGGTCAAAATTACTATTTCCGGCAAATGCATCGGTTACGGCGAGATTTTGACAAAAGACGGCAAGATGTTTGTCAAAATAACGAAATTAGGAGAGGGAAGTTCTTCATGA
- a CDS encoding flagellar hook capping FlgD N-terminal domain-containing protein — MDGISSLSGASQDTNNAVTSSVSKTLGKDDFMKLFLTSLQYQDPSSPLDTNEMMSQMAQLSLMEQVANMTTAVDKLSEQAQNSALQSAVNFIGKDIKGVSLNGEVISGKVESVQQTTNGVMLKLKDNDSLVPMTYVTEIN, encoded by the coding sequence TTGGACGGAATTAGTAGTTTATCAGGAGCGAGTCAGGATACAAACAATGCAGTGACATCAAGCGTATCGAAAACCCTTGGCAAAGATGACTTTATGAAACTATTTTTAACGAGTTTACAATATCAAGATCCATCGAGTCCACTTGATACGAATGAAATGATGTCGCAAATGGCGCAACTTTCCTTAATGGAGCAAGTTGCCAATATGACCACTGCCGTAGATAAGCTTTCTGAACAAGCGCAAAACTCCGCCTTGCAATCCGCGGTTAATTTCATCGGTAAGGATATAAAAGGTGTTTCACTAAACGGCGAAGTAATTAGCGGAAAAGTCGAAAGCGTTCAACAAACAACAAATGGTGTCATGCTGAAATTAAAAGATAACGATAGCCTTGTGCCAATGACATATGTAACAGAAATTAATTAA
- the flgK gene encoding flagellar hook-associated protein FlgK, which produces MRLSDFNTSLSGMSAAQIANMVAQQNISNMNTPGYIRQAVDQTAVYGDGGLLGGKQTGYGVKVTDIKRLTNTALTTQYNNQIAKQSASLYQSGALNQALNLFGTPGKNTPSDNLDNFFTAWAALAKNPDQATNTTALLSSMSIFTDQLNQLHSGLKELETTIAADTDAAIQDLNSLIKKLGSINKAIGNAGSNPPNDLLNQRDQLLSTMAGYAGISVSAHPNNPDVYDVTIGGRLVVQGDETTEITSTRTATGFEFSVDGQKLNMPEGSIIASVRVNQNEIKSYQEKIETFSNGLAKALDDIQVKNVNKTMDDLQKINDALQANPNDEKLLSNRDELLRQLEKFPGVTRSGDTLTIGGVDHPVDTLGTSTYVTDVNDFSIPIFTQSSGKWILNPAITSNADNKPFLGVIAADIASLKTDKNIQGTTFPSFMDGIITEVATDASKSSATATADTQALSSLTESKSSLEGVNIDEEMTNIMQYQSYYVANTKAMNTVNDMMKALLAML; this is translated from the coding sequence GTGCGTTTAAGTGATTTTAATACGTCATTATCGGGCATGTCAGCGGCGCAAATCGCTAATATGGTCGCTCAGCAAAATATTAGTAATATGAATACGCCGGGGTACATTAGGCAAGCTGTGGATCAGACAGCAGTTTACGGTGACGGTGGTCTACTTGGTGGGAAACAAACGGGCTACGGAGTCAAGGTGACAGACATTAAGCGTCTAACTAACACAGCGCTTACGACACAATACAATAATCAAATCGCCAAACAATCCGCTTCGTTATATCAAAGTGGGGCGCTGAATCAAGCACTTAATTTATTTGGTACTCCCGGAAAAAATACGCCAAGTGATAATTTGGATAACTTCTTCACCGCTTGGGCAGCATTAGCGAAAAATCCTGACCAAGCAACGAATACAACGGCACTTTTATCCAGTATGTCGATTTTTACGGATCAATTAAACCAACTTCATTCTGGCTTAAAAGAATTAGAAACAACCATTGCAGCAGATACAGATGCCGCGATCCAAGACTTAAATTCATTAATTAAAAAATTAGGCAGTATCAATAAAGCAATCGGAAATGCAGGCTCCAACCCACCGAACGATTTACTGAATCAACGTGATCAACTACTTAGCACGATGGCTGGTTATGCTGGAATTTCTGTGAGTGCCCATCCGAATAATCCAGATGTGTACGATGTGACAATCGGCGGACGTCTTGTTGTCCAAGGTGACGAAACTACCGAAATTACCTCGACGCGGACAGCGACAGGCTTCGAATTCTCCGTGGACGGTCAAAAACTCAACATGCCTGAAGGTTCGATTATCGCTTCCGTTCGCGTGAACCAAAATGAAATTAAATCTTACCAAGAAAAAATCGAAACTTTTTCGAACGGTCTAGCAAAAGCATTAGATGATATTCAAGTCAAAAACGTCAATAAAACAATGGATGATTTGCAAAAAATCAATGATGCGCTTCAAGCGAATCCGAACGACGAAAAATTACTGAGCAATCGCGATGAACTTTTACGTCAATTAGAAAAATTTCCAGGCGTGACTCGTTCTGGTGATACGCTGACAATTGGAGGCGTGGATCATCCCGTCGATACACTTGGCACGAGTACATATGTAACTGATGTGAACGATTTTTCCATTCCGATTTTCACCCAAAGCTCTGGCAAATGGATCCTGAATCCAGCAATTACGAGTAATGCTGATAATAAGCCATTTCTAGGTGTTATCGCGGCGGATATCGCTTCCTTAAAAACCGATAAAAACATTCAAGGCACGACTTTCCCAAGTTTTATGGACGGAATCATTACCGAGGTTGCCACCGATGCGAGTAAAAGTAGCGCAACCGCGACAGCAGATACCCAAGCATTAAGCTCACTTACGGAATCGAAATCATCGCTAGAAGGCGTCAACATTGATGAAGAAATGACAAATATTATGCAATATCAAAGTTACTATGTGGCCAATACGAAGGCGATGAACACAGTGAACGACATGATGAAAGCACTCTTAGCCATGTTATAA